The following coding sequences are from one Methanohalophilus halophilus window:
- a CDS encoding PAS domain-containing protein — protein MQDKNQEYENPIIVFLWNAEKDWPVEFVSDNIQQLGYNADDFISGNKTYAQIIHPHDIDEVRENIRRICKEGIKEYTHRYRILTADDQERWVMEKTLVERDIEDEPCHFQGFVMDITGQMDSEEMSVDMISTKSPVVAFVWKVKKGWPVEYVSDEIEKYGYTTEEFLSGNLNYGDIIHKDDLKRVEDELSRRCREGYNDFYQEYRIYTKEGQIRKVAERTLIIRDENGNPSKYQGIIEDL, from the coding sequence ATGCAGGACAAAAATCAAGAGTACGAAAATCCCATAATAGTTTTCCTATGGAATGCAGAAAAGGACTGGCCGGTTGAATTTGTATCCGATAACATTCAGCAACTCGGATACAATGCCGATGATTTTATATCCGGGAACAAGACCTATGCACAGATAATCCATCCACACGATATCGATGAAGTCAGAGAAAACATACGCCGCATCTGTAAGGAAGGCATCAAGGAATACACCCATCGATACAGGATACTAACTGCTGATGATCAGGAAAGATGGGTTATGGAAAAGACCCTTGTGGAAAGAGACATCGAGGATGAACCATGCCATTTCCAGGGTTTTGTAATGGATATCACAGGCCAGATGGATTCTGAAGAGATGAGCGTGGACATGATATCTACAAAAAGTCCTGTTGTAGCATTTGTCTGGAAAGTAAAAAAGGGGTGGCCTGTAGAATACGTTTCAGATGAAATTGAAAAGTATGGCTACACAACCGAAGAATTCCTGTCAGGTAATCTTAATTACGGGGACATTATCCACAAAGACGATCTAAAAAGAGTAGAGGACGAACTGAGCAGGAGATGCCGGGAAGGATACAATGATTTTTATCAGGAATATCGGATATACACAAAAGAAGGCCAGATCCGCAAAGTTGCTGAAAGGACCCTTATAATTCGTGATGAAAATGGCAACCCCTCAAAATATCAGGGAATCATTGAAGACCTCTGA
- a CDS encoding Mov34/MPN/PAD-1 family protein, translated as MKVEGIARETLEFILKSSESTYPREFVGLLEAEKGIISNVIILPGTESSEMNAVIKLFMMPNVQSVGSVHSHPGPSYRPSNADLVMFGKTGDWHIIVAEPFDENSWQCYNREGYPVDLPVLDVELDQPELP; from the coding sequence ATGAAAGTAGAGGGCATTGCCCGGGAAACACTGGAATTTATATTGAAAAGTAGTGAATCAACATATCCCCGGGAATTTGTGGGTTTACTGGAAGCAGAAAAAGGCATAATAAGCAATGTGATAATCCTGCCCGGAACCGAGAGCAGTGAAATGAATGCAGTAATCAAATTGTTCATGATGCCAAATGTACAATCTGTGGGTTCTGTGCACAGCCATCCTGGGCCCAGTTATCGGCCCTCAAATGCCGACCTTGTAATGTTTGGTAAGACTGGGGACTGGCATATAATTGTTGCCGAACCTTTCGATGAGAACAGCTGGCAATGCTATAACAGGGAGGGCTACCCTGTAGACCTGCCGGTACTTGATGTAGAATTGGACCAGCCGGAACTGCCCTAA